In the Hydractinia symbiolongicarpus strain clone_291-10 chromosome 13, HSymV2.1, whole genome shotgun sequence genome, TACCTCAAAGGACAACTCCCAGACATCAGGGAGCATCGACATGTCAACATTAAGCATAATTCGTACGGAATTGCAACGACGGATAAGGAGCTGGCCGAGTTTGTAAGATCCTTCTTCGTGAACAATGAAGATCATAGAGCGACTTTGCAATCACATATTATGAATCATTATGGGGTACGTAGTATTCTGTTGTGTGTGTATATTTCTCTTATCTCACTTCTTGGCGTGGTTTAGGACAcacaaaatatattgaaaaaaggCAACAAATTTCGGAGCTCGTTCGCATAAGTATAGGTCATTTCAATCTAGATACACACAATTTTTATTGTTGATTTTAATCATTGAAATCGTTGAAGCAAGCAATTCACCTTGTTCCCTGGTAAATCATAATACCTGATTAGCTGGACGTATTTTATAAATGGTTAAAGCGGGACTTTGTAAACTtttacaaatgcaatttttacgTAGGAAAACATACTTAATTTAAGGCAACGAGAAAAGAATTCTTTGGGTATATGATATGCTGATTTTTTGTTGTTAGATTTATTTACTCTTCGCAAGACAATATTCCATTTCCCTGCAATTCGTGAAATATTGCTAGGCTCGGGGAAGTAAATCTTATTATTCAATAGAAATGTAATATCTGCTTATTATATTCACCTTGCGTACCAACATTGTATGAAAATATTGGAAAAGAATTTCGACATAGTAGGGAAAACAGTTAGAAAAACAAAAGTACTACAGATTTGTTTCTAATGTCCTAATCAATCtgcttatttttgttttgttattccAGATACCCAAAGAAGTTGCACATGAATGAAGATAtaaatttatgcatttatttttttaatttagatgaGATTTCACAAAGCAGAAGGAAATCAGGTTGATACAACGCAGTTTTTTTCAGCTGACTCTCCCATTTTCGTGGCAACAATTGTTGCGTTGCTCATTCTTGGTATTGTAACTATCATCCTCGGCTTAACTTGCAAATGGTACTTCAAACAAAACGAAAgcattttaagaaaatgtataagaatTCAGGACAAGAAGGCGAAATACAAGGAACCAGGTAAAACATATTTAATTACTTTCTATAGGGCTGGATGCTGCGAATTGTCAATTTAATctttagactggaaaaggcatgtatttatatacatgtaacattttttttgatcgTTAATTATTGTGtactttatttcaattttaataattataatacatttaaaattttaagtcatGTATAGCAATACAATAGGAATAACGTTATCAATGATAGCTATTTTATTAAAGCTAGCTAATGCTGTAATTGTAAGATATTGAGCTACCTGCAAATGGCTGAACGACACACCAGTTACATCATGCTTGAAATTGTTAGAGAATGGTTTCCTTTCGACTGCATAATTCACGAAATTTCTTATTAGCATATGCGCACCTAAACCAAGTATTACTGGTGAAATGCCTGTTAAAGAAGTATTCGGCGTTCTAAATATCTTGTTAGTAATATATTTCTGTATTTCTGTGATTAAAAAGAGaacactgtttttttttagatgttgAGTTGAAACCTATAATAAATCACACAGGAAATTTAAATGAAGAGTTCTTTAAAGAACTTGAAGAATTGAAAGCGAAATGGATGGAACGCCTTCAAAATGAAGCCGTGAACGGAAATGGCAAAGCTCATTAAATGCGCTCATAAAATAACTATCTTGTTGGTATTCCCCTGGCTGTTAGATAGAGTATTGACGTACCAATGTTGCACTTTTTTTTGGTCAAGCCACAACTATTGGTTTAAAGTTGTGCATTTTTTTCTATCAAACAATTTGTACAATAGAATATTACGGAGTTAAGTGTCGAAAAACAGTATTCTTTTGAGAAATGATATAAGGCCAAACAATTGCGTAAATCACGTCTAAtattcaaaagttttaaatcaGCATATGTATCTATGTATTCTGtaagaaattatttaatttttgaattttcgtAACTTGATGTAAGTATTTCTGGTgttataagaattttttttgtaacgtgtatatatatacatattatttGTACGTTTTTTAAACATAACACTTAACGAATTTCACCGACTCGTTCGTCTAACTTTCATCTACAATCCTACTATTGTATAGGAGTCTCTCAAAGCACAGTGGCACTAAACAGCGATTAAATCCCCGCTTCCAGAGTTTTGCCGCAGCTACctctaaaaaacataaattatcATAAACCATTAAAATtgttgacatcagcaaaaaaatcACGTGACCCATACCGCACATGCGCAAACTATTTTGTAAAGTCTATACTCTAAAAGTTGTGTCCACTAGGAAAAAATGTGCTAGTAAAAATGTGTGCAAAGAAAAATTGGATACGATAACACAGACGCTAAGAATTTTGTTTAGTAGTCACTGCACATTCTCTAATGCTCCGGATGGTTTCCTTACACAATCAATGTGTTGCAACGCTGTCGTGGTGTATTCCAGCGCATTCGCAGTGGTTTACCATAGGTACAAGAATGTGCTATAATGCTGTTCGGGCAACACCATGGTTCGAGTATGTACCATATTGgatcatttcccaaatgatgtcTATCCGGTCTGCGAATTGTATACGGGCTTTCTTTAACGCAAGCAGCAGAAATGTGAACTACATTGTCGCCTATTGCCCGTACCCTATCATCTTCATAGGGCCTTTGACTGGTGCTATTCCGAGGATAAAAAGAAGGATTTCATAATAATATAGAGCTAGGGATTCCCTGGAGTTGGTGGTAGTCAATATAATAAGCAATGAAACAACAATGCAATGATTGTAAAACGGTGCTTGATGTGTATGACATCCGTCCCCCATCCTCttcccccggaccgaatagagTTGGGCAATGGAGAGACTGCACCCTGCCAATTTTCACAGCAAACAGCGCGATCCTGGCATTTGACAGGGTATATGTTAAAGGCAAAAATTGGTACCCAACATACGTGGCAGAGTGTAAATACAAAGCAATACCACTGCATGGCACTAGCTAATTTAGCAATTTCGACGACGATGACGAAGGGTTTACTTTTATATAAGCGGTTGGCCAGGGATGATGATTTACTGATGATGGGACATACTTCCAGAGCAGAAGCTTCCgcgggcagaaactttcgcgttttTCGTCTTTTTCGCCCtttttcgcaaaagtttttgcctttgaaaatttaaaacagcAAACTGCATAGGCTTTTTCACGCGAAATCATAGCAAATTAAAAAAGGTCCCTCCCTGATATTCGTTCATATAAGAAAAGTAATGACACATGGATCGATATTATTATTACGTATACAATCCTATCCTTTTCTTAGTCTATCAATCTGTTACAAtaacttttgtctcttttttttgtcATGATTAAAACTTCTCTATATATAAGTCGATATCAACAAAGATTTTCTGCTAGTAATAATGCTTTCACAAGAGATAAATATTTACAATTATGTAGAAATTATAGTGTTGATCAAAACTATTATACACGgataaataaaaactattttaGCTCATACCAAAGTAAACGTTTTGATTATAACAATAATCCTGGTGATGCATAATATATTTCATATAGTTTTTCAAGATGGATTATAAAACATTCAAGACGTCTATCAACCATAGGTGCGCAAAAGCGTAGTAAATCTTTGagagctttttcttttttaccttGAACATCTCAAACTTCAACGAGATGTAGCATTCTTGGGAACTTCGGTCCGGCTTTAGATtgccaaaatgtatttttgaacaactttgaaaagataattatagACATGTTGACAGAGACATTTAAATATTCCAGGATACACTACAATATGCTAGAATTAAAGTTGATTATGTTGTCAGTGAGAATGTGTACATGCTATCAAGTGATATAAACCTGAGGATGGACACAGTGAACTATTACAATGAGTATTTTCAAGTTTCTTTCACCCAATTAAACAAATGGACTGGGTTTAACATTACATCACACGAGAAAGATCGTTCATATATCACTATCAGCAAACAGCCATTAGACAAAATTACTGTTGTACGATATGCATGGAAACAAGAACGGTGCTTGTTGAAGTTGTGTGCAGTGTACGGAGCTGGTAGAGATTTACCAAGTCTACCTTTAATCGCGTACAGTCCCTTTCTCGAAAATTAAGTTAAACTTTTGACATTGCTATGTTattaacattttcttaatttcttttgtgtgactgcacttttttagattattaataatcaaaaatattgcatcatttataaaatttaattattcctgGAAAAATACGCGGTTTGTCTGTCGCACATATTTTGGCCAGCACCATTTCATACAACATTGTTATAAAATAGCAAATCAGTTCTCATTTTGAACAGAATACGACTAGTTGATAGTCCGTGGGAAAATCCTCAGGTTCCCCAACCTTCCATATTCCACTCCTCAGATATCCGTCTGACACCCTCAGTTAACTCATTTCGTACATTCTTATTTTCATGACATAATAGTAAAATAAAACTGAACTAAACCATCTTAAACAGGCAgactatattttaattttctaccGAGAAACGAGTGCAATTTTTCTCCTTAATATTGTGCAAAACCTGTATAATTCTTCGTTGATTGCCTGAAATAGGGTGCAAATACTTCTCCATAAGACAAGACATACCGTAAGGTAAAGTTTGTTAATAATTTTATGGATATATTATTCCCAGGATAGATAAGAGTTAAGTGAGAATGGGCGCAACCCGCAAATTAGGCTTTACAGCGTTACAATCATCAGCATTATTATCATTCGGAGAGATCTATAGATACCAGATTTGTTTCTATCAAAGTAAACCTGCAAAGTTGTTGTGAACGTCAACGAGGTTGGTTATACATTAAACCTTTATCAACTTAACCCCCCCCCCTAATGACTAGAAAAATTTCTTGctaacttaaataaaaaaaattcacagaaaTCACAAGGCTCTTTAAAGTTTGTTGAAAGTGAATCTAGATAGTCACATCATAGAAATACAGCAGTAGAAAGCAATTACTTGCTTCTTTCTTTGAGAACAACAGAACTAAAAGTAAACAGCTTTACATCAAGGCGTACTCATTGAGTCAATGCTATAATTTTTATCAAATCAGGCCCATGACCGCCTTCTGCATTCAAAGGCGACACATAGTAAGAATAAATTTCCTTCCGTAATATTCCTGCTCAGCaactttttcttaattttgattCCGTTAACGTATATTCCAAACTCAGGAACTTCCAAATACTCAATAAGAAGTTTTGATTTCGCATATACCACTGTTATTAACTTTGATTTAGTACAGAACTATTCCTTAGCCCCTTTCGGTAAACACGTCTTATCTGATAGAAGCCAGGATTGAAGTACGGGTTGAAAACTCGTCGAAATTTGCAGAACCTATTAAACAATGCGGTTACCATAAAGCATTAACATTGGGAGAAGTTGTTTATTTCCTTACATCCTTCTCCTAATAATTCCGTAATTCTAGGCAACTTTTTGTCCATGCCGAAGACGATTAAACAACGGCATGCGAGGTGGAAAAACAAGGCAATTGGGAGCAACAAAGATATTGATATGCACTATACCGTTTAATTACCACAAAGACCATGGTGCTTAGGCACATCGAGAGAGGGTAAAGCCTCGGTAAACACTCCTAGGCAgagattttattattaactCGAATGATGTTAACCCAGAACGAACTTTGTGTAGTTAATAAGAATAATGTTCTGCTTTAAGACAAAGTGCTAGTGTTATATACAGATGATTTCTGCATCGACAAATTCTCCTTAGGTGAGTGCCCCTGAATAAAAATTCAGGGGCACTTGCATTTAACGGCAAACGGAAAGTACTGTGCGAGTATTTTTTATCACGAAGGGGTGATCTGCCATCCATTTTGAAGGTGATGCAGTTTACGTATTACTATGTAGAGGTATTTTAGACACAAATTTCAATAGACGTGCGAAGTCATTATCATATATTTCTTTCACCACATATCAAATAATATTTTCACAGAGAAATATGTGTACATCAAGtataatatattaaataaaCTGTGTTAGTAACAAAATTAAGAGGCATTGCATGTAAGCAAAGTGTAAGGAGTTCTGAATAACAAGTCTTTAAAGAACTCCTTCGATCCATCATTTCTTGCAGCACCTGGAAAGCTGATGTGCAAACTTATTTACACTTTCACATTAAATGCGACTTCACGCAGTCACTAaagaaaatgtttcaaaaagaatttttagGTCCTCAACAAAAGTTGACAACTTCAATTTACTTAGAGTTCTTTTGAAATCGCTGGCATCTTTAAAATATTCGATAAAGATCGATTGTGACGTTGCATATCTTTTGACTGGTTTAGTAAACGCAGCTGATGTTTTTTGAAGGTTGCTTGTACTGTCGTCTTTGTATCCAATAATTTCTTTATCTCCTATTTTTTCGTCATCATGTCTGTGTCGCGTTGGCGTATGCTTTTTCTTAGCGCTTTGAAACTGCATTCCAAGTCTGTTTTGAACAAGCTGTAGCCCTATTGTTATCTGGTTTGTGATGAAAAAGTAAATAGAATCTCTTGCAACCTTTCTTCTTTTCCTAAGACGGGTGCTCTCGGTGACTTTTACAAATCCATTACAATGCAAGATATGAGGAGGACAGACAATTGTCAGATTTGTGAAATGTCCCAATCCGTGTGACCAATTTGTATCCTTTCCCAATGTGTTTAAATTCGCGGGTCTCTGTTCATCGTTTAAAAATCTAAGGGATCTACCGCTAGTCAGAGTTTTGGTTGCAATTAGAATCACTTCTATTTTGTGTTGTCGAAACATGTCAGAGAGCGTTCGCCTAAACGTACTGTGTCTTTTTTAAGCAGTTTCTTGCAACCACTACCCTCTGAGTTTGTGAGaattccttttaaaatttaaataaattttcaatttaTAATGACTTTTTCCAGTTATTGCCTTGAACTGTGGAATGACACAGTTGATTCCCAATCTTTTTTCAGCACACAAAACATACTCCTGCAaggcaattttaattttgtcgaTCTCATCTTCTTGGAAATATAGAACATCTTTTCACCTTACTCGGGTTTCACATTTAGAGCTGTACTTTGTAACATGCCTTGACATGTAACTGTTTAAACAGCTTCACTAACCCGTTACCTGTTTTAAAATCTTCAAGTCAACATTTAAAGTTTCATTAATCTTGCATATTTTAGCAAAAATACAGCTTTAGGACTTGTGGAACAGATTTTGGATTCACAACGGCTTCGGCACTGACTctgataaaaataaagaaatatgaaTTGTATACTATTTAAATTTGATATGGAAATATAACAAAAAGTAAGACATCGAGACTTGATACAAAAAATACTATTAATTGCTGACAACGCGCAgggaaaaacaacaataaaaactgcaagtttgGCGGATATGAGGGGTCTCGGAGGATATGTGTGTACTGTATCTAATTGTAACAGAGGTCAACAAAGACCACAACAAACTGTCTAAGACAGCTTCTCGTAAATGTAGTGTGGTCAACAAGGATCACATAAACAAACTGTCAATCAATATAAGTAAAACAAACTGTCAACAAAGACAGGTTCTAAACAAACTGTCAACAAAGACAGGTTCTAACAAACTGCCAACAAGGACAGCTTAAGATTGATAGTTcatgaatagcaaaatattacTTAAGAATACCAGCATGAGTTTAAAATACACAACACACCCCCTCGACCCTGTCTTTCAGACCACATGAACgcaaagtaaatatatatacaacgtatacaaaatatatacatctCCCGTGTATAAATGtcctaaaaatattcacattgaATAAAACCTAATGAACTAAACAGTAAAAATGCCCTGACGGGATGGGTGGGCGGTAAAACCACAACTACTGTTGGCTAGCACGAGCGAAAGAGGAATCGTGGAGCGAGACCGTGACTAAAAGAGCCGAACGAACAAAGTGAAGATTGGAGCCCAGGCCTGTGAAACTAAGATGGCAACCACAGCTACGCGCTACCGTACTAACGCCAGTCCATGTCGTTTAGCAATTAACTAAAGTTAAGTAAACTTAACTACCTTTAATTGCTGACAACGCGCAgggaaaaacaacaataaaaactgcaagtttgGCGGATATGAGGGGTCTCGGAGGATATGTGTGTACTGTATCTAATTGTAACAGAGGTCAACAAAGACCACAACAAACTGTCTAAGACAGTTTCTCGTAAATGTAGTGTGGTCAACAAGGATCACATAAACAAACTGTCAATCAATATAAGTAAAACAAACTGTCAACAAAGACAGGTTCTAAACAAACTGTCAACAAAGACAGGTTCTAACAAACTGCCAACAAGGACAGCTTAAGATTGATAGTTcatgaatagcaaaatattacTTAAGAATACCAGCATGAGTTTAAAATACACAACACACCCCCAAATTCCCCCACACCACCACACTTGACAAACTATACAAAATGAAGAGGTGTGGTGACGCCTACGAGCGCCACCAACTAAACTATAACAAAAATGAAGAAGGTGTGTGACGGCTCCACCCACGAGTAGGTGGCCCAGCGGTGCATAGACTGCGAGAAAGGCCAATGACCTGTGCATCATCGAGATGTAGATAGCGTCTATAGGCATCACTGGTCCACCTGCCTAAAATCTGGATAGTGCTGTCAGGCACCCCTGCAGATGCTGCTGCGGA is a window encoding:
- the LOC130624000 gene encoding uncharacterized protein LOC130624000 produces the protein MNYLKGQLPDIREHRHVNIKHNSYGIATTDKELAEFVRSFFVNNEDHRATLQSHIMNHYGMRFHKAEGNQVDTTQFFSADSPIFVATIVALLILGIVTIILGLTCKWYFKQNESILRKCIRIQDKKAKYKEPDVELKPIINHTGNLNEEFFKELEELKAKWMERLQNEAVNGNGKAH